Genomic segment of Pochonia chlamydosporia 170 chromosome 1, whole genome shotgun sequence:
GCTCCGGCTGGACTTGCCGCACAGAAAGATGAAGGTTTCCAGAGATTCTATAAGGCTGTAGTTTCTCCAACTCATGTTCGGGTCACGGCTGGTGGCCGCATTGTTCCCAATACTCGAGGTTCGTCATCGCCAACTGCCAAGTTGACAAGAGATAAAATCGGAGTCGAATGCCCTTACAGCCCACGTTCAGCAGGTCATGACCAAGCTGATGTACCTGCATATCCCATTCCTGCCGGGCTTTCTCATCAAGCTTATACAGCTTTCCCTCCCCTCTTTCCAGGCTTCTTCCCAGGTATGCCGGCTGCAATAGCACATGGCCCCCCGCCGCCGTATCCCATCAGCCCATGGCAGATGGGCTTCGGAATGACCAATTCGTTTGGCATGGTCCAAGgtccgtcttctccaacaccGGCGGTCAAGGCAGCTCCAAAATCTCCCGGCTTGTCTGGAGCAAGCGATAGGCAGGCGCACTCAACCAATTCAGAAGGATCCAACCCTGTCCGTATCTCGCCACCCGAGAATTTTGATCCAAGCAGGCCATACTATGTTCACGGCCAATGGGTCGCGCCCGGCGGCGGTGCGTTTTATCATTATGGGATGACACCCCTTCAAGGGTTTCCTGTGGGAGGTCCTGCAATTGTGCAACCAAGATACGCAGTGGGTGCTACAGTGCAATCCATGCAATCCAAACCAGACCGGCCGATGCAAATGCACACTCCAGTGACATCTTCGTCGACTGGTGCTAGCATCTCTGGACAGTCCAATGTGCCGATTTCATCTATTCGACCGAGTGAAATTACCAAAAAGCAGATAGAGAGTCTCAGATCTACTCTGAGATACTATGAAGACCAACTGCAGTACAACAAACATCAGATTGACGAAAAGAGTATGGAGAGTCAGGCTGACATGGTTCGGGATCAAATCCAGCAGTTCGAgaagacattgaaggcacAGCTGGAAGTCGAGAAGTCTCAGTACGTCAAGTCCGAAGTCCATGGAGGTTCAAGAGGCTCCGTCAATTATAACAATGGAACGGACTCAACATCTTTGATGGCAACTGATGTTAAATCGGAGCGCAGTTCTCGCCAATCTTCAGTATCCCAAAAGGCCACAGTTCATGTTCAATCGACAAACTTACGCCGGCCTAATGATCAGTATACCTGCCGGCGCTCTTCGACATTGAGATCTGTGAagtctgcttctgctccTGTCTCGGCAAAGATCACACCGGACTCATCTGAATCAAGTGAGGCTTCCAAGAAACCTTCGACCCTTCCCGTCAGTGCTGCTTTGGCGCCCCCGTTTCATCCTCGCGCAGATTCCACTGCATCAGTACCTGTGCCGCTCGCTGCACGGGGATCTTCTGGGTCCTCAGGTGAGGAAGCAAACTACGACCAGATTCTGAAGGAATCTCTATCGGTAGAGTCTACCGGCTCGGAGAGCTGTACTGACAAGCCTTATTTGATTGGAAGACTTCCCGAAGGTGCAGGCAACCTGGATAGAGGCAATTCTTCTGGCTATATATATAGTCGTGAACTAACGGAGGACGAACTGCGGGCTCGCCACATGTATTGGGGCAGAGCACCTCGTCATCTCCAGAAGGGATTGCCAAAgtttgatggcaaagacttcTATCCCCCTTCTCCCGTCAAGCCCCATCGCCCAACATCTGCTTCAGGCCCTCTGGCTCAGTGTCCTCCCATTCCTCGAGAAGTCGCTGATACCACACTGAGAACACCAAAGGTGACTGTTGATCCGTTCCGATCCTTGGGAAGGGCTACTCAGCGGCTTTCTCGAAGCGCCCTCGGCGCTGCAACACAATCTGAAAACCTGACCAGCTCCGACGAGCTACCAGACAACCAATCTGGAAACCAACAAGAGTCATCCTTTGGTAGTGGGTCAGTTGGGTGCAGTTACGACGATTTTCGAAAAGCATTAGTTGAAAACTCTGAGGCGTCCGGAGAGGGATGTAAAGATAAGTCttcagatgatgatgacaacTCTAACATCTTGTTCCGAGGTCGAAAATACATGGCAACAAATGGGTGAGTAATCCTTGAATGTATCTCATATAAGCATCCTGTTCCGTTGTTAACCTGCACCTAAGCAAAACTCGGAACGAGATTTGGCAAAGTATGTGGAAACGAAATAAATCAAGTGCTACGGCCGTTCCAGGTACGGTGTCATCCATGACAGTACGCGGTGTATTGCCCAACTACGCTGGACATGCCACTGcgtcacttacaccaacaATTGCCAatgcatcaacttcaacgtcGCCAAAGGCAGCGTCTTCCAAAGCGTCTTTAGCTGGCGACAACACGCCACCCAATATCTAACGTCCCAAGGCGGAGAACCGAGAAACACCCGATTGTCCCTGGGGCCAAAGAAACGAGTTCAAGAGTGACGCTTCTCTAGTCAATCACGGTCAAATGCTGCCCTGAGAATCGTGGGGGCTTCAACCTACTGTCGAGTCCCAAATCAACAAGAACAGTAGCACAAGCATTCATTATTGCTTTCATGCTTAAAACTATATGAGTAGCTCGCCAGCGCAATCGTTGGCTGCTGTATGACTAAACTTTTTAACTTCGCTACGTTTGGCAAGTTATCTGAACTTTTGGTGTCAGATGATGATATAGACGAATATTTCTTAACAGCCCACACACAGCTAATTGCAACGGTTTTGGGCAGATGCTGCACCAGCATCATGCGCCAAGGGAATAGAGATATTCAGGGGAGATGTGGCGAGATATGCGGAAAGGAGTAGTGGTTATTACTTGTCATCGAGAAAGGGTAGTATATACATTGGCTTTTGCCAGACACGGATACAATGTGCTCGGCTGCCATCCATTCGGTTGCGTAGCATGACAACACATCAGATGCAGTTCACATATGAGCTTCTGTGTAGAATAGAACTAGCTATTTGCCCAATGAGGGGAAGAAATGATAGAAAATAGACCACGGTTGTATTTCTATGTTTGCTTCTAATAAGAAAACATATCGATTCTAATCTTGAGCACCAGAAAGTTGAGGCTGCTTCCGCAAGATCCTTCGAACAATAAAAAAGGCTCACATCAAGCACGATTCGTTCATTTTGACATGTACCTTACCATCAAATTTCCAACTTCACGGAGCAGATCCCTCGGTGAAAATCTTCGGGCAAGAGTAAGAGACTGGTGATAGTACAAATTGCTCCTACTTGGGTTTTTCTTCGCCAGTCGTATACCTCGAAAACCATCGGCTTAGTGGTTGACGCGGAGATATCCTAGCGGAAAGTTCTACAATTCTCGCCTTTCCTTGGAAGGGGAAGCTTACGAAATTTACGAGTATGGCATATGCCCATTGAAGATGGTTCATCACAAACTACCAAGTACTCTCCATCACGGAGAACTCGGACAAACTTCCAACTTTGAAGCGGAAGCGAGCAAGTCAGTCACTTCACAGGAAGATTCGGCAGCGGGCAGTATGACTTCGGGAAACGCCTCCCATGGAGCATTTCACAAAATTGGTGAAATGGCCATTGAGAACCAAGAAAATTCTCAATTCATCTACCCTGTCGTAGACCCGACCTGCCTAAAAGTTTTTCGTTTTAGGCAGGCATCTCAATGAAAATAAAACGCCGGAGTATCATGCCCATTCCTTTGCCTTGAAATCCCAAAATTTGTGTCAATGTTTCATAGTGTTCGTTTCtcctctttttttggttGAAATGTTTAGCCGTTCAGCAAGGTGTACATTTAAGCAGAGACCTTGTTGTTGGCGCTCAGCTCACGGCCGACCTTGGAGCGAGCCAGGATGTCCTCACGGTCCTTGTCgagcttgagcttggtgaTGACCACGTTGGAGGGGTGGATGCCCAGGGGGACGGACTGGCCGGAGGCCTTGTCGCGGGTGACGCGCTCGACGTGGATGACGTATTTGAGACGGTAGACGGAGGTGACCTTGCCCTCGCGGCCCTTGTTGGAGCCACGGACGATGGTGACCTCGTCGTCCTTGCGGACGGGGATGCTGCGGACCTGGGATTTGTTAGTTTCGTGTGAGGAGAGACGTATTGAGGGAGAGCGTACGTTGTACTTCTCGCGCAGCTCCTTGCTGAGAGGGGCGCTCATGATGACACGGCGCTGGCTGGAGGGCGCCTTATAGTGAGCGGCGCGGCTCTTGCGTCGCGAGGACGAAACGGCTGGGTTTGGTTAGAAATTGAGTTTTGGGAAGTTGTGTAGTTTTTGTTGGATGTGATTTGTAACTTACTGCTGCTGACCTTGACCATTGTGACGGTTGTTGACGGGGGAGGAGCAACGAAGGGATATCGGCGttgggtgatgatgaacgGGATACGGGGGAAGGATTCTCGTGAGAAATTTGAGACGTCGTTGTGGGCTGAAAATTAGCGAGCGGTGTGGGCGGCACGTGACGGAAATTTACCCTACTTGAGCGCTGAGTCAGCCGTCATGGAATGCAACTTTGGAGGAATTGAGTTGTAGAGTGGCGCTAGACCAGATTGGGTTGCTTTTGATGTGAGGACTGGGTTGAGATTGAGTGAGgggagaacattgaaaaggtTGAATAATGGAGGTCGGGGTTTTGATTGAGCAATTGGGCAGTCTATAGTGTTGCGATTGATAAAATTCATGTCGTCTTAGCTGAGTGATATTGTAGGCTCTACCGCATGCAGAGCAAATCTATGTAAAAATACAGTGCTCGCAGCATAATGCGACTGTCTATCTTTTATCGTACAAAAAATCCGTCCACAATTTCCATCTATTAACAAGATACCGAGATGTAACGGCAGGTACTACGCCACAGCAGGAGCCTTGAATCTACCATTATTATCATACCGCGCCTCTGTAAACACATTAGCAACCGCACGGCAtacaaacaaaccacc
This window contains:
- a CDS encoding ribosomal protein L26 (similar to Beauveria bassiana ARSEF 2860 XP_008599496.1), which codes for MVKVSSTVSSSRRKSRAAHYKAPSSQRRVIMSAPLSKELREKYNVRSIPVRKDDEVTIVRGSNKGREGKVTSVYRLKYVIHVERVTRDKASGQSVPLGIHPSNVVITKLKLDKDREDILARSKVGRELSANNKVSA